Sequence from the Miscanthus floridulus cultivar M001 chromosome 16, ASM1932011v1, whole genome shotgun sequence genome:
CGATCGCATTCTGTTCCTTGAATTCCTTGGAGGATTCTTTCATTCGCCTGCAAGTCATCTTGGAAGACCAAGACCTCGGCTGCGCCGCATTGCGCGGAGACCTGGAACAAAGCCTCGGTTTTGTGCTGTTcttcttgttcattctttagtgCAGATAGGTTTCTTCAGCTCTCCTTGAGTTCTGTAATGCCGGTACATAAAAGGCCGGGAAGGGCTTGGAAGGAAGGAATGACTTGAGGTGATAGTGTGTGCGCGAGATAGAGAGAGGGATTGTGAAAGGCTGAGAGCTCTGCCTGTTCTTCCTCTTTTGGCGTTCGTTTCTGCCGAGGAGAGACTGCATTGACAAGCAGCAGCAATGCTACTGTTCAGGAGAAAAAGACTGCTCCTTGCATCTGCAGGCTGTGTGATTCACATGCTTCTCACACCAACCCATGGTGGCTCAAATTCAGAGCAGAGCTATAAGATGGCTCAACCTTTGGAGGTAATTTCCATGCCCTCTACTCCTGAGCTACCAAAGTTTTCCCGGCTCTGTTCACCTTTACTAGATTATGAGTCTCTGACAGTACACCTGGATTGATCTTGCAGCTCACACCCAAGCTCTCGTTGCAGCTCAAGCTCCATGCCTTCCTGCTCTGGTCTTCGGTTGGCTTCCTGATGCCGATAGGGGTGCTGCTGATCAGAGCCTCCAGCAATGTCAAAAGCGCCAGAAACGTCAGGCTCCTCTTCTACTGCCACGTCGCTTCCCAGGTCTGTCCGTGACATGAACTCCGTCTCCTGCAACTGCAATCGCCATCAGAAGACATGATACTCACATGCAAAGCATCCGGACATCGTCGCAGGTCGTCGGCCGTCGCTCTCGCCTCCGCCGGCGCGGTGCTGTCGATAAGCAACTTCGAGAACGTCTTCAACAACACGCACCAGAGGATTGGGCTGGCGCTGTACGGCTTCATCTGGCTCCAGCCGCTCGTCGGCTTCCTGAGGCCGGACAGGGGGGTGAGGACGCGGAGCGCGTGGTACCTGGCGCACTGGCTCCTGGGCGTCGGCGTCTGCGTCGTCGGCGTCGCCAACGTCTACATCGGCCTGCACACGTACCAGGAGCGGACCGGCCGGAGCGCGCGGCCGTGGACACTGCTGCTCACCGTCGAGGTGGCGGCCTTGGCGTTCGTGTATCTCGTCCAGGACCGGTGGAGCTACGTGGTGCGGCAGCAGGAGGAGGACGCCGCCGCcctcggcgacgagcggagcgaaGGGTCCACCATGTACCCGGCGAACGATCACAAGGAGGTCGTCGTGGTGCCGTAGTCGCCTTGCTGACTCGTGACAGGTCCCCACCCCCAGATTACGCTAGTTTAGCCGACGACCCGTCGAGCGGATGGATTGGAATTATGCCGTCTTTGGGAGCTTGCATTTGTACAGGTTAATAGAAAGGAGGTGATGTGTTTGAACGAAGAGCAACCTGAGTTGGGTTGTTTTTCATTTCAACTCAGTCTCTGAAAGATAAGAGTCTCTTTGGAAATCAGGATTCTGGAGACAGAGAAACAGGAAAACATAGGAATTAAATGCCCTAGTATCTTGATTCCTATTGATCAAACAAACACAGAAAATTGCAAGATCAGAATGTTTGGACGAGGCacatgaaaaacacaaaaattcgATAAGAGAGAGAGCGACATAAAGGTTTCATGAGGTTCAATTTCTTGGTAAAATTCCTTTAAATCTTTATGAAACAAGCAATTCCATAGAAATTTGATAGGAtttatgtcacacccaattttaggGATAAAATTGAATACACAAAActtgtgtgtgcccaggaattaatcacacacacaagctgacaaattacatatagtatcatcacgatgtctcatacatcagagttataataaaacttagtcttatacaacacagcgaaataataaaaatataataaaactctcgtggccgtcatcacagggaaggtcaactggttgaccacaagcctaataattctCCGGGAAATCCTTATACCCgttgccatctgttacccatccgggatttttatccaagtaaagaaaataaacaagtgtaagtacattccgtacttagcaagctaacatggggttacaaaactcaaaaaggatagactctggtttactgcagttagcatttttaataggtcaagcttttattctcaattattatcaagttatgcttaagctcccatttaattcccataagaacaataTCGGAGTCAGGTGTGCCATATGTCAGcactgaacaactttaaatgatcatcaacaattaaccggttattctatgagttttccgggccgctcgtaaccgtgagcacggctattataacagtttgttaccctctgcagaggtggtgcacattcactgcgagtcatgatccccatatgcccgggttaattactcccatgttactaccaaggtgagcgggcagggtacactatgaagctatttcataggtttccctaacaagttagggccgcttggtttccttggcaggcagatgtagggacccccctttcctatggcacaaatccatcacggctatactcataggaacagaggcagccctatacccaaagtggcaagccccatttacgccaaaaaggtaacctctaactagttaggaaatatcctattactgagctaaagtcagagccatatgactctcccggttgcactgtcagtcccagcttttgccgacagataagtccttatagagggccgggagcaacatgaacaaaggtcatttgtactttcgccctatggaacagttgttataaatcatattactcactttgttccatagtatcattcatcaacatgtatatcaagttcagttagagcactagcaatctacccatatgcatttaacccataggagacaaggaacaggataacaatcactaggatgtccttacgggtatcaaaatttagacacatgcaaatgagtaattgattaaagtgaaataggacatcaaggaaggcccatgttatacttgccttggttcacaaacttgtgctggtcctgctggtcgtcgaagagtttttggtctccaacgttttcctcaccgtctgaacgcgaccaacatggcaacatacaacattccaaaagcattcatgcaaagcaaacattcctatcattagaacagtacaccaacagtattgaaatcaagataaaatgtttgtaaaactaatctatgtttcgctacgatcacgtcaacgcgaagttcacgaaaaacggagctaaaatgcgaaagttatgattaaaacgggttttcctatagccctatatttaattaaatctaatcatgaaattaaaaag
This genomic interval carries:
- the LOC136514074 gene encoding cytochrome b561 domain-containing protein At2g30890-like, which translates into the protein MLLFRRKRLLLASAGCVIHMLLTPTHGGSNSEQSYKMAQPLELTPKLSLQLKLHAFLLWSSVGFLMPIGVLLIRASSNVKSARNVRLLFYCHVASQVCPSSAVALASAGAVLSISNFENVFNNTHQRIGLALYGFIWLQPLVGFLRPDRGVRTRSAWYLAHWLLGVGVCVVGVANVYIGLHTYQERTGRSARPWTLLLTVEVAALAFVYLVQDRWSYVVRQQEEDAAALGDERSEGSTMYPANDHKEVVVVP